A genomic window from Anoplolepis gracilipes chromosome 6, ASM4749672v1, whole genome shotgun sequence includes:
- the Droj2 gene encoding dnaJ homolog subfamily A member 4, translating into MVKETLFYDVLGVKPGCTQEDLKKAYRKLALKYHPDKNPNEGDKFKQISQAYEVLSNPEKKRIYDQGGEQALKEGGMGNGGFSSPMDIFDMFFGGGFGGRRGRGRERKGQDVMHQLSVSLEELYKGTVRKLALQKSVICEKCEGIGGKKGSVEQCTTCHGSGLQVQIQQLGPGMLQHLQTMCSDCKGQGERINPRDRCKHCGGRKTIRDRKILEVHVDPGMVDGQKIVFTGEGDQEPDLEPGDIVILLEEKEHEVFKRSRNDLIMRMQLELVEALCGFQKVIRTLDGRDLVVTSLPGTVTKHGDLKCILNEGMPIYKDPFTHGRLIIQFIVNFPKSIEPALIPKLEQCLPPREEVIIPDNAEECLLTDLDPEQEQRRRDTRQAYEEDEGGPSRVQCATH; encoded by the exons ATGGTTAaggaaactttattttatgatgTGTTGGGCGTGAAACCTGGATGTACGCAAGAAGATTTGAAGAAGGCCTATAGAAAACTTGCTTTGAAATATCATCCTGATAAGAATCCTAATGAGGGTGATAag TTTAAGCAAATTTCTCAAGCGTATGAGGTATTATCAAACCCTGAGAAGAAGCGTATCTATGATCAAGGTGGTGAACAAGCTTTGAAAGAAGGTGGTATGGGCAATGGTGGCTTCTCGTCTCCTATGGATATCTTTGACATGTTCTTTGGTGGTGGATTTGGTGGACGTAGAGGAAGAGGTAGAGAACGCAAAGGTCAAGATGTTATGCATCAATTGTCAGTTTCCTTGGAGGAACTTTACAAGGGAACTGTACGTAAACTTGCTCTGCAAAAAAGTGTTATCTGTGAGAAATGTGAAG GTATCGGTGGAAAGAAGGGTTCTGTCGAACAATGTACGACGTGTCATGGTTCTGGCCTGCAAGTACAAATCCAGCAGTTAGGTCCAGGAATGTTGCAACACTTACAGACTATGTGTTCAGATTGCAAAGGTCAGGGTGAACGTATAAATCCTCGTGATCGTTGCAAGCATTGCGGTGGAAGAAAGACTATTAGAGATAGAAAAATTCTCGAAGTCCACGTTGATCCAGGCATGGTAGATGGCCAAAAGATTGTTTTCACTGGCGAAGGTGATCAAGAACCAGATTTAGAACCTGGTGATATAGTTATTCTTCTTGAAGAAAAGGAACACGAAGTATTCAA GCGTTCAAGAAACGATTTGATCATGCGGATGCAACTAGAATTAGTAGAAGCATTATGTGGATTCCAGAAAGTTATCCGTACTTTGGATGGTAGAGATTTAGTGGTAACTTCTCTTCCTGGCACTGTAACAAAACATGGAGACTTGAAATGCATCTTGAACGAGGGCATGCCGATTTACAAGGATCCATTTACACACGGTAGACTTATAATACAATTCATAGTCAATTTTCCGAAGAGCATAGAACCGGCGCTTATCCCGAAACTGGAACAATGTCTGCCACCAAGAGAAGAGGTTATAATTCCGGACAATGCCGAAGAGTGCTTACTCACTGACTTAGATCCTGAGCAAGAGCAAAGGCGGAGAGACACTAGACAGGCGTATGAGGAGGACGAAGGAGGTCCATCGCGAGTCCAATGTGCCACACATTAA